Within the Bradyrhizobium ottawaense genome, the region TCGCCACGAATGACCGGCCCTGATATGACCGACGACCCCGAGCCGCCGCCGGAGAGCAAGCTGACGCGCAGCAAGGCGCGTTGGGCGCGCGAGGGGAAATTTCTCACCGGAAAGATTTCGCGCCCCGAAGACCAGCGGCTGCCGCCGGGACAGCATCTGACCCGGGACTGGCCGACGCTCGATCTCGGGCTGACGCCGAATATTTCGCGCCAGCTGGCGTCTCGACGTCCATGGCGCCGTCGAAAATCCGATCTTCTGGGATTTTGCCCAATTCACGGCGCAGCCGCAGACACAGTTCCTGTCCGACATCCATTGCGTCACCACCTGGTCGCGTTACGACAACGCGTGGGAAGGGCTCGCGACCCGCGATCTCCTGATGGCGTGCCGGCCACGCGACGAGGCGCGCTTCGTGGTGCTGCATTCCCACGACGGCTACACCACCAATCTGGCACTGGAAGACTTTGCCGCCGAGGACGCCCTGCTCGCCCATAGCTGGTCGGGCCAGCCGCTGGAGCAGGAGCACGGCGGACCGGTGCGGCTGGTGGTGCCGCATCTCTATTTCTGGAAGAGCGCAAAGTGGCTGCAGCGCATCGAGTTCCTCGACCACGACGTATCAGGCTATTGGGAAGTCCGCGGCTATCACAACCGCGGCGATCCCTGGGCCGAGGAACGTTATTCCGGCGATTGAAGCCAACCAAATCCAGGGAGAATGCCGGTGCCGACCGAACGCTTTCAATTCACGGGAGAAGGTGGACATCAACTTGCCGCCGCGCTGGACCTGCCGGATGGGCAGGTAGCGGCCTATGCGCTGTTCGCGCATTGCTTCACCTGCGGCAAGGACGTACTGGCGGCCAAACGCATCGCAACCGCGCTTGCGGCCAAAGGCATCGCGGTGCTGCGGTTCGACTTTACGGGCTTAGGCTCCAGCGAGGGCGATTTCGCCAACTCGACCTTCTCGTCGAACGTCGCCGACCTCGTCCACGCCGCCGATCATTTGCGCGAAACCCGCGGCGCGCCTTCGATCCTGATCGGTCACAGCCTTGGCGGCGCCGCGATCCTGGCCGCGGCGGACCAAATTCCGGATGCGAAAGCGGTCGTCACCATCGCCGCGCCCTCCGATCCCGCGCACGTCACCCATTTGTTCAAAGACCGCATCGAGGACATCCGCACGCACGGCCAGGTCGAGGTTCAGCTCGCCGGCCGGCCATTCAACATCAAACGCGAATTTCTCGACGATATCGCGGAGCGCGGCCTGATGGCCCACGTCGCCAGGCTGCACAAGGCACTCCTGATCATGCACTCGCCGACCGACGACACGGTCGGAATCGACAACGCCACCAACATTTTCCTGGCCGCCAAGCATCCCAAGAGTTTCGTCTCGCTGTCCGGTGCGGATCATCTGTTGAGCGACAAACGCGACGCCGGTTATGTCGCCGATGTCATCGCGGCCTGGGCCGAGCGTTACATCGAGCCCGTCGCTATCGCGCCGGTCGCCGCTACGACCGAAGGGCCACGGAACGTCGTGGTGCGCGAAACCCGTAACAGCAAATTCCAGCAGACGGTCACATCAGGCCCGCATCAGATGCTGGCCGATGAACCCGTCGCCGCGGGTGGTGCGGACACCGGGCCGGGGCCATATGATTTTCTGCTCTCCGGTCTCGGCGCCTGCACGTCGATGACGATGCGAATGTATGCCGACCGCAAATCGCTGCCGGTCGAACGCATCACCGTGACGCTGAAGCACAACAAGATCCACGCCGAAGACTGTGCCGAATGCGAAACCAGGGAGGGCATGCTCGATCAGATCGACCGGGTAATTGCAATCGAAGGCGCACTCGATGCCGATCAGCGTAAGCGGCTGATGGAAATCGCCGACAAGTGCCCGGTGCATCGCACGCTCACGTCAGAGGTGCGGATTTTGACCAGGGAAGCGGATTAGACCGCCGCCAGCGGTCGCACCCGCAGCGCGCCGCGAAGGCCGGCGGCGGTGCCCAACATGATTCCGGCGACGGCCACGAACGACGCCAGCGCCAGCGTCGAAAACCCTGTCAGCCCCTGCCCGACCGAGCAGCCGAATGCCATCACGCCGCCCGCGCCCATCAGCGCGGCGCCGCCGGCCGAGCGCAGCATGTGGCGCGGGGATTGATAGCCCTCGAGATGGAACCGTCCTGTGACCAGGGCGGTGACAAGGCTGCCGGCGAACACACCGAACACCGTGACGATCCCGAAATTCAACGTCGATCCCGTCGACAGCATGACGTATTGCAGCGCGTCCGCGATCGGCGCGATGAAGGTCAGCGACGTCACCGGGGTCGGGTTGAAGTCATCGGCACCGAGATAGCCGGTCGCGAACCAG harbors:
- a CDS encoding bifunctional alpha/beta hydrolase/OsmC family protein, yielding MPTERFQFTGEGGHQLAAALDLPDGQVAAYALFAHCFTCGKDVLAAKRIATALAAKGIAVLRFDFTGLGSSEGDFANSTFSSNVADLVHAADHLRETRGAPSILIGHSLGGAAILAAADQIPDAKAVVTIAAPSDPAHVTHLFKDRIEDIRTHGQVEVQLAGRPFNIKREFLDDIAERGLMAHVARLHKALLIMHSPTDDTVGIDNATNIFLAAKHPKSFVSLSGADHLLSDKRDAGYVADVIAAWAERYIEPVAIAPVAATTEGPRNVVVRETRNSKFQQTVTSGPHQMLADEPVAAGGADTGPGPYDFLLSGLGACTSMTMRMYADRKSLPVERITVTLKHNKIHAEDCAECETREGMLDQIDRVIAIEGALDADQRKRLMEIADKCPVHRTLTSEVRILTREAD